CCGCTGCCTTCTCAAGTCCCTCGGCGCTGGCCCGGTACAGATGCGGAGTCATGGCCAGAAGATCGGCAATACTTTCCTGATCCGGCAGTGTCAGGGGAAAACGCACGACGGTAGAGTCCAGTTGTCGAAAGCCCTCCGGCGCTGCACTGTCGGTCTTTCCAGGCGGTTTCAGCTCGGGATAGATGATTTCTCGCAATTCCCGAAGATGATCCGCACCGCCATCCACCTGGATCACCCGCCCTCCTGGCTTGAGCACACGGGCAAATTCGCCATAGACCGGAAAACCAAACAGGCAAAGAACCAGATCCAGCGATTCCGCCAGAACCGGCAGGTTTGCATTGCTGCCCACTACCCATCGGGTCTGTTTATCCTGTTTTGCCGCTGCGAGGACCGCCCATTTCGAAATATCGACACCAATCATCGCAAGGTCTTTATCGCCAGCCTTGCCTGCCAGGTGCCGTAGGTAATAGCCTTCTCCGGAACCCGCGTCCAGCACCGACCCCTTCCCCTCATCGGGCAGCGACTGCAGCGCCCGATCGCTAACCGACTCAGCGATCCTTGCGTAGAAGCCGGAATTCAGGAACCGTTGTCTGGCCGCCACCATCGCCTTGCTGTCGCCCGGGTCCAGGGTACGTTTCTTCTGGACCGGCAACAGGTGCACGTAGCCCTGCCGGGCGACATCAAAACTGTGCCCGTTCTCGCACCGCCAGGACGTTCCGCTGGCGGTGAGCGCGCACCCGTCCAACGGGCAGGCTAAAGCATCAAAGGGTGCGGTGGTCATGGTGTTTGAATCCGGTTCAACTGTCAGGCCGGGTATCATGGCAGGTATTGAGGTTTCACCCAACGCAAAAAGGCACCCGGAGGTGCCTTTTTTCAAGCTTGTTAGAAAGTTACAGAACTTTCTTCAGCTCTTCCTCAAGCTGCGGAACCGCTTCAAACAGGTCCGCTACCAGGCCGTAATCGGCAACCTGGAAGATCGGCGCTTCTTCATCCTTGTTGATCGCAACGATCACCTTGGAATCAGACATACCCGCCAGGTGCTGAATGGCACCGGAAATGCCCACGGCGATATAGAGCTGCGGAGCAACAATCTTACCGGTCTGGCCAACCTGCATGTCGTTCGGTACGAAGCCGGCGTCAACAGCAGCACGGGATGCGCCAACAGCGGCACCCATCAGATCGGCAACCTGCTCAAGCATCTTGAAGTTGTCGCCGTTTTGCATTCCGCGACCACCGGAAACCACGATACCGGCGCTTGCCAGATCAGGACGGTCAGACTTGGCCAGCTCTTCGCTAACGAACTGGGACAGGCCAGCGTCTTTTACAACGTCCAGCTGTTCAACGGCAGCGGAGCCACCTTCAGCAGCAACCGGGTCGAACGCGGTCGGACGAACAGTAACGACTTTGATGCTGTCACTGGATTTTACAGTGGCAATGGCGTTACCAGCGTAGATCGGGCGAACGAAGGTATCTTCGGACTCCACGCGCATGATGTCGGAAACCTGGGCAACGTCCAGCAGTGCAGCAACGCGCGGCATGAAGTCTTTGCCCACGGTGCCAGCGGCGGCCAGGATGTGGCTGTAGCCCTTGCCAACTTCGGCAACCAGCTCACCCAGGTTCTCGCCCAGGAAGTGACCATAAGCAGCGTTGTCGGCAAACAGTACCTTGTTAACGCCTTCGGCCTTGGCAGCTGCTTCAGCAACGGCACCACAGTTCTCACCGGCAACCAGTACGTCGATGTCTCCGCCGATGGCCTTGGCAGCCGCTACAACATTCAGGGTAGCCTGTTTCAGGCTGCTGTTGTCATGTTCAGCAATTACAAGGATGCTCATTTAGATCACCTTCGCTTCGTTCTTCAGTTTATCGACCAGCTCGGCAACGTCGGCCACTTTCACACCCGCCTGACGGGAAGCAGGCGCTTCAACCTTCAGGGTGGAAAGGCGCGGAGCGATGTCGACACCCAGATCGGCCGGGCTCATGTTGTCCAGCGGCTTCTTCTTGGCCTTCATGATGTTCGGCAGAGAAGCATAGCGCGGCTCGTTCAGACGCAGGTCGGTGGTGACAACCGCAGGCAGATTCAGGGAAACGGTCATCAGACCACCGTCTACCTCACGGGTTACGTTAACCTTGTCACCCTCAACAACTACTTCAGAAGCGAAAGTGCCCTGACCCATGCCGGTCAGCGCGGCCAGCATCTGGCCAGTCTGGTTGTTATCGGAATCGATGGACTGCTTGCCAAGAATGACCAGCTTCGGCTCTTCTTTCTCAACAACAGCCTTCAGCAGCTTGGCCGCTTCGAGAGACTGAACCTCCTCGTCGGTTTCGACGTGGATGCCACGGTCTGCACCCAGCGCCAGCGCAGTACGGATCTGCTCCTGAGAGGCTTTCGGACCGATGGATACCACCACGATTTCACTGGCAACACCCTTCTCCTTCAGGCGAACGGCTTCTTCTACCGCGATTTCGCAGAACGGGTTCATTGCCATCTTGACGTTGGCGAGGTCAACACCGGTGTTGTCCGGCTTGACGCGCACCTTTACGTTGTAGTCGATTACTCGTTTTACAGCGACCAGAACCTTCATAGATTCCTCGTTCTTCTACGATGGGTTTATGACTTGCAGTCCTCGCGCAGAGCCTGCCGACATTCAATGCGCACTAATGATGGAGGCAACACTCGGCAGAATCAATAGCCTCAAACGACGCGCCAGGACTGAACTTTCAGCCAATTCCCCGGTATTGACCGGGAACGGCAATGAGACGATACTAGATTTCGACTCAAAACACACGATGTTTCAGTGTGCTCTTACAATGCCAAAGGTCAGAGTGAATTTCAAACAAACGTTTGTTTGATTCTTCAAATACGGTATCCTTTTGGTTATGCAAGTCGGGACAAACGGCTTGGGGCGGTCGTCTATACGCAGTTTTACCGGTATGATGGCGGCCCAGAATAATTGGCCTGCGGGCACATAATTTCCATTAAAGATGTTTGAGGAGACCAACGTGGAACGCGAATCGATGGAATTTGATGTTCTGATCGTCGGCGGCGGCCCGGCGGGCCTGTCTGCAGCGTGCCGTGTCATGCAGTTGGCACAGGAATCCGGCGAGGAACTCACCGTATGTGTGGTAGAGAAAGGTTCTGAGATCGGCGCGCACATTCTGGCCGGTACCGTATTCGAGCCCACTGCCCTCAACGAACTCTTCCCGGACTGGAAAGAGAAAGGCGCTCCGCTGAACACGCCCGTTACCCGTGACGACATTTTCCTGCTGAAGAACCAGGATAGCGCCACCAAGATCCCCAATGCCTTTGTGCCCAAGAACATGCACAACCATGGCAACTACATCATCAGCCTGGGCAACCTGTGCCGCTGGCTGGCCGAACAGGCCGAGCAGCTTGGCGTTGAGGTCTATCCGGGCTTTGCGGCCGCCGAGACCATCGTTGAGGATGGCCAGGTAAAAGGTATTATCACCGGCGATATGGGCGTGGCCCGCGACGGTTCCGAGAAAGACGGCTACATGCCGGGCATGGAACTGCGCGCCAAGTACACCCTCTTCACCGAAGGCTGCCGTGGCCACCTGGGCAAGCGCCTGATCAACGACTTCAAGCTGGATGAAGGCAAGGATCCCCAGCACTACGGCATCGGCATCAAGGAGCTGTGGGACATCGATCCGGCCAAACACGAGCCAGGCCTGGTCGTCCATACCACCGGTTGGCCGCTCAACGAGACCGGCTCCACCGGCGGTTCTTTCCTGTATCACCTGGAGAACGGCCAGGTTTACGTGGGCCTGATTACCGATCTGTCCTACAGCAACCCGCATCTGAGCCCATTCGAAGAGTTCCAGCGCCTGAAGCTGCACCCGGAGATCAAGAAGCACCTGGAAGGTGGCAAGCGGGTGTCCTACGGTGCGCGCGCCATCGCCAAGGGCGGCTACAATGCCCTGCCGAAAATGAGCTTCCCGGGCGGCCTGCTGCTGGGTTGCGACGCCGGCACCCTGAACAGCTCCAAGATCAAGGGCTCCCACACCGCCATGAAGTCCGGCCTGTTGGGCGCCGAAGCGGTCTTCGAGGCCCTTAAGGAAGGCAAGAGCGGTGAGGAAATCACCAGCTTCCAGAAGCGCTTCGAGGATAGCTGGCTGTACAAGGAACTCTACGCCGAGCGTAACTTCGGCCCGGCCATGCACAAGTTCGGCAACGTGGTGGGCGGCGCCATTGCCTTCTTCGAGCAGAACATCCTGCGTGGCAGCCTGCCGATCACCTTCCACGATACCACTCCGGACTACGCCACCCTGAAGCCGGCGTCCGAGTGCAAGAAGGTGACTTATCCCAAGCCGGATAACACGCTGACCTTTGACCGCCTGTCCTCGGTGTTTATCTCCAACACCAACCACGAGGAAGACCAGCCGGTACACCTGAAGCTGACGGATCCGGAGCTGCCGATTCGTGACAACCTGCCGAAATACGACGAGCCTGCGCAGCGTTACTGCCCGGCCGGCGTGTACGAAGTGGTCGAGAAAGACGACGGCAGCGGCAAGCGCTTCCAGATCAATGCCCAGAACTGTGTTCACTGCAAGACCTGCGATATCAAGGATCCTGCCCAGAACATCAACTGGGTGACTCCGGAAGGGGGCGGTGGCCCGAACTATCCGAACATGTAAGTTCGGCTTCTGTTGCAAAACGGCCCTTTTGGGCCGTTTTTTTTGGATATCGGGTTGTCCGATTACGGCTGAATTAATTCCAGGCATAAAAAAACGGCTCGATGAGGAGCCGTTTTTCGTTGCGCTTCAGAAAAGCTTAGTGAGCGTGACCGTGCTCTTGCTCTTCGTCAGTCGCGTCGCGAGCTTCTACCACTTCTACGTCGAAGTGCAGAGTCTGCCCGGCGAGCGGATGGTTGGCGTCGATGGTGACGGTTTCGTCGCCAACTTCAACCACGCGAACAACCTGGGGGCCGCCCGGGGTCTGTGCCTGGAACTGCATGCCCGGCTCGATGGTGTCGACGCCTTCAAATGCAGAACGTGGAACCGGCTGGATCAGTTCTTCGTTTACTTCGCCGTAGCCTTCTGCAGGTTCTACAGAAACCTTAACCTGATCGCCTGCGTTCTTTTCGTTCAGTGCACTTTCCAGTCCACCGATAATGTTCTGTGCACCTTCCAGGTAAGACAGAGGCTCGCGACCTTCTACACGGGAGGAATCAAGCTGCTCTCCCTGATCGTTGGTGAGCGTGTAATGGATGGTGACAACACGAGGTTGGGCCATGTGATCTCCTTGCGTGTCCGCAATGACTGTTTAATTGATTTAGGCAATCGAAAGTGATCGTGAACAGCCAGACTGAACAGAGGGACTAACGACCACCGGGCCTCGTTAGAGAGCCAGGCTCATAACAAGTATGAAAACACAGTTTAACAACTGAGTTGATGCGTTTTCTACCGTAATTCTGGGGCCGCGGTACGGGTTTTCAACCACCCTGCCCGATTTTATAGAAAATTCCGTGGCTAAATACGCCGAGGGTCGGATGGCCACCCTCGTTTCGCTCCACCACATGCTCGGCCAGATCGTAATAGGCAGCCGTGACCAGGCGCGCGTCGACGCCATGGCGAACCTTCACAACCGGGCGTGGCTCGTCGGAGCCCGGATAGGTCCCCACTTCCAGCGGGTGGTCCTGGCCAATCTCCAGGGTTTCGCCCACATTGGTGGTCAGTGAGATGACCTGCCGGTCGCCCTCTCCGGTTACCTGGAGCGAGTGCGCCAGAAGCGGTGCATCCTCAACCTGGATTCGCCACTTCTCGACCGGGGTCACCAGGTAGTACTCGCCATCTTCTTCCTTGCGGAGAATGGTGGAGAAGAGACGCACGATGGCTTCCCGCGCCAATGGCTCACCCTTGAATATCCACTGGCCATCACGGGTGATGCGCAGGTCCATATCGCCCGAGAGCTCGGGGTTCCACTTATCCAGGGGCGGGTTTCCGGCATTCTTCACGGTTTCCTCCACCTGTTTTGCAAGATTATCCGGATTCATGCTCATAACCGTGGCTCCCGGTCCGGTAAATTACAACCCGCGCATCCATTCCGCACGCAGCGGCGCCGCACCGGGATTGGTGATGGCCAGGTTCACCTGGTCCAGCATCTTCTGTTTGTCCCTGCCCAGCGTCCCCTTGAGAACGAGATAGTTGGAGGCGTGATCACTGCGGAAGATGGTTTTATCCAGTTCCAGGTGCTCCAGGAACAGGCGGATTTCCTCGAACAGCCCTTGCTGTGACAGTGGAACGAAATCGTCACCGAACCCTTCCCGGAAACGCCCCTCCCCCTGCGGAAAGCTCACCACGAGGGTCGACAGGTAGTCCGGCTGGGTCTCATTACAGAGGGTGGCGGTGTTGATCGCATGCTGACGGGAGAGACTTTCACCGCCAAGCCCATTCAGCACCATCACAGAACTGGTAAGGCCCGCTTCGCGAATCTTGACCAGCGCCGAGCGGGTCGATTCCCAGGTTTCGCCTTTGTTGACGCGGCGCAGAACCTCATCATCGCCGGATTCCATCCCGACGTAGAGAATCTGGAGGCCGGCTTCCTTCAGCTGTGCCAGCTCTTCCACGGTTTTTTTGGCAAGATTACGAGGCAGGCAGTAGCTGGAAACCCGCTGGAGGTCGGGAAAAGCTTCCCGTAATTGCCCGAGAATCTCCAGCAGGCGACGGGTCGGCAACACCATGGCGTCCCCATCCGCCAGGAAGACACGGCGCACACCACCCAGACTGCGAGCTGCATTCTGGATATCCTTAAGCACGTCGTCGGGCTTGCGGGCCCGGAATTTCTTCTGGGGCTGGGTGTACATCTCACAGAAGGTGCATTTGTTCCAGGAACAGCCGTTGGTAACCGGAAGGATCAATGACTTGGCTTCACTGGGAGGCCGGAATACCGGCTCTACGTAGTCAATCGGAAAGCTGTACATAATCAGGCTCGGATTTGAGAATTCAGAAATCGGATAAACCGAGTATCAGGGCAGAAACTGCGCTTTCAAGTCTGC
This genomic stretch from Marinobacter salsuginis harbors:
- a CDS encoding electron transfer flavoprotein subunit alpha/FixB family protein, with the protein product MSILVIAEHDNSSLKQATLNVVAAAKAIGGDIDVLVAGENCGAVAEAAAKAEGVNKVLFADNAAYGHFLGENLGELVAEVGKGYSHILAAAGTVGKDFMPRVAALLDVAQVSDIMRVESEDTFVRPIYAGNAIATVKSSDSIKVVTVRPTAFDPVAAEGGSAAVEQLDVVKDAGLSQFVSEELAKSDRPDLASAGIVVSGGRGMQNGDNFKMLEQVADLMGAAVGASRAAVDAGFVPNDMQVGQTGKIVAPQLYIAVGISGAIQHLAGMSDSKVIVAINKDEEAPIFQVADYGLVADLFEAVPQLEEELKKVL
- a CDS encoding radical SAM protein; this translates as MYSFPIDYVEPVFRPPSEAKSLILPVTNGCSWNKCTFCEMYTQPQKKFRARKPDDVLKDIQNAARSLGGVRRVFLADGDAMVLPTRRLLEILGQLREAFPDLQRVSSYCLPRNLAKKTVEELAQLKEAGLQILYVGMESGDDEVLRRVNKGETWESTRSALVKIREAGLTSSVMVLNGLGGESLSRQHAINTATLCNETQPDYLSTLVVSFPQGEGRFREGFGDDFVPLSQQGLFEEIRLFLEHLELDKTIFRSDHASNYLVLKGTLGRDKQKMLDQVNLAITNPGAAPLRAEWMRGL
- a CDS encoding electron transfer flavoprotein-ubiquinone oxidoreductase; translated protein: MERESMEFDVLIVGGGPAGLSAACRVMQLAQESGEELTVCVVEKGSEIGAHILAGTVFEPTALNELFPDWKEKGAPLNTPVTRDDIFLLKNQDSATKIPNAFVPKNMHNHGNYIISLGNLCRWLAEQAEQLGVEVYPGFAAAETIVEDGQVKGIITGDMGVARDGSEKDGYMPGMELRAKYTLFTEGCRGHLGKRLINDFKLDEGKDPQHYGIGIKELWDIDPAKHEPGLVVHTTGWPLNETGSTGGSFLYHLENGQVYVGLITDLSYSNPHLSPFEEFQRLKLHPEIKKHLEGGKRVSYGARAIAKGGYNALPKMSFPGGLLLGCDAGTLNSSKIKGSHTAMKSGLLGAEAVFEALKEGKSGEEITSFQKRFEDSWLYKELYAERNFGPAMHKFGNVVGGAIAFFEQNILRGSLPITFHDTTPDYATLKPASECKKVTYPKPDNTLTFDRLSSVFISNTNHEEDQPVHLKLTDPELPIRDNLPKYDEPAQRYCPAGVYEVVEKDDGSGKRFQINAQNCVHCKTCDIKDPAQNINWVTPEGGGGPNYPNM
- a CDS encoding FKBP-type peptidyl-prolyl cis-trans isomerase, giving the protein MAQPRVVTIHYTLTNDQGEQLDSSRVEGREPLSYLEGAQNIIGGLESALNEKNAGDQVKVSVEPAEGYGEVNEELIQPVPRSAFEGVDTIEPGMQFQAQTPGGPQVVRVVEVGDETVTIDANHPLAGQTLHFDVEVVEARDATDEEQEHGHAH
- a CDS encoding putative RNA methyltransferase, whose amino-acid sequence is MTTAPFDALACPLDGCALTASGTSWRCENGHSFDVARQGYVHLLPVQKKRTLDPGDSKAMVAARQRFLNSGFYARIAESVSDRALQSLPDEGKGSVLDAGSGEGYYLRHLAGKAGDKDLAMIGVDISKWAVLAAAKQDKQTRWVVGSNANLPVLAESLDLVLCLFGFPVYGEFARVLKPGGRVIQVDGGADHLRELREIIYPELKPPGKTDSAAPEGFRQLDSTVVRFPLTLPDQESIADLLAMTPHLYRASAEGLEKAAALDSLEVTVDVVLKSWEKS
- a CDS encoding electron transfer flavoprotein subunit beta/FixA family protein, which gives rise to MKVLVAVKRVIDYNVKVRVKPDNTGVDLANVKMAMNPFCEIAVEEAVRLKEKGVASEIVVVSIGPKASQEQIRTALALGADRGIHVETDEEVQSLEAAKLLKAVVEKEEPKLVILGKQSIDSDNNQTGQMLAALTGMGQGTFASEVVVEGDKVNVTREVDGGLMTVSLNLPAVVTTDLRLNEPRYASLPNIMKAKKKPLDNMSPADLGVDIAPRLSTLKVEAPASRQAGVKVADVAELVDKLKNEAKVI
- a CDS encoding DUF1285 domain-containing protein, with protein sequence MSMNPDNLAKQVEETVKNAGNPPLDKWNPELSGDMDLRITRDGQWIFKGEPLAREAIVRLFSTILRKEEDGEYYLVTPVEKWRIQVEDAPLLAHSLQVTGEGDRQVISLTTNVGETLEIGQDHPLEVGTYPGSDEPRPVVKVRHGVDARLVTAAYYDLAEHVVERNEGGHPTLGVFSHGIFYKIGQGG